In Saccharothrix syringae, the following are encoded in one genomic region:
- a CDS encoding glutaminyl-peptide cyclotransferase → MRWIPVAAALVLSAACGAPAGDPGGTPASGPNGAPDGFEVLGTAPHDPDAFTQGLELADGVLYEGTGLEGRSSIRRVDPATGEVRRRVDLPGGLFGEGITVVDDRIWQLTWRDGVAIERDRDTLEEVRRVTYEGEGWGLCRDGDRLVMSDGTDELTFRDPRTFAETGTVRVTRDGEPVRRLNELECVGGQVWANVWQTDEVVRVDPADGRVTATVDLSGLRPAGVPASDVLNGIAAVPGTDEFLVTGKNWPTVFRIRFTTG, encoded by the coding sequence GTGCGGTGGATCCCGGTGGCTGCGGCCCTCGTCCTGTCGGCGGCGTGCGGGGCACCGGCGGGCGACCCGGGCGGCACCCCGGCGAGCGGCCCGAACGGCGCCCCGGACGGCTTCGAGGTGCTCGGCACCGCACCCCACGACCCCGACGCGTTCACCCAGGGCCTGGAGCTGGCCGACGGCGTGCTCTACGAGGGCACCGGCCTGGAGGGCAGGTCCTCCATCCGGCGCGTCGACCCCGCCACCGGCGAGGTCCGGCGGCGCGTGGACCTGCCCGGCGGGCTGTTCGGCGAGGGCATCACCGTCGTCGACGACCGGATCTGGCAGCTCACCTGGCGCGACGGCGTGGCCATCGAGCGCGACCGCGACACCCTCGAAGAGGTGAGGCGCGTCACCTACGAGGGCGAGGGCTGGGGGCTGTGCCGCGACGGCGACCGGCTGGTGATGAGCGACGGCACCGACGAGCTGACCTTCCGCGACCCGCGCACCTTCGCCGAGACCGGCACCGTCCGGGTCACCCGCGACGGCGAGCCGGTGCGCCGGCTCAACGAGCTGGAGTGCGTCGGCGGGCAGGTGTGGGCGAACGTGTGGCAGACCGACGAGGTGGTGCGCGTCGACCCCGCCGACGGGCGCGTCACCGCGACCGTGGACCTGTCCGGGCTGCGGCCCGCCGGCGTGCCCGCCTCGGACGTGCTCAACGGCATCGCGGCCGTGCCGGGCACCGACGAGTTCCTGGTCACCGGCAAGAACTGGCCCACCGTGTTCCGCATCCGGTTCACCACCGGGTGA
- a CDS encoding DUF3027 domain-containing protein gives MTATPTQQPNPVLADDAAVRLARAAAREEAGSELLGDHVGVVAEDEAAVTHLFEARHAGYRGWNWAVTVSFAGEGTPLSVSEVVLLPGDDALVAPDWVPWHERVRAGDLGVGDLLPAKEDDPRLAPGYVASQDPAVEEVALEVGLGRVRVLSREGVLDAARRWHGGDFGPRSEMARSAPAHCGTCGFYQRVAGSLGAAFGVCANELTPADGHVVHAEYGCGAHSEVEVEGGPAVPVADLVYDDAVLDVEANEAQAGQARSGQAQADAPDAESGR, from the coding sequence GTGACCGCCACGCCGACCCAGCAGCCCAACCCAGTGCTCGCCGATGACGCGGCCGTCCGGCTCGCGCGCGCCGCCGCCCGGGAGGAGGCGGGCTCGGAACTCCTCGGCGACCACGTGGGCGTCGTCGCCGAGGACGAGGCCGCGGTCACCCACCTGTTCGAGGCCCGGCACGCGGGCTACCGCGGCTGGAACTGGGCCGTGACCGTGTCGTTCGCGGGCGAGGGCACGCCGCTGTCGGTGAGCGAGGTCGTGCTGCTGCCCGGCGACGACGCGCTGGTCGCGCCGGACTGGGTGCCGTGGCACGAGCGGGTGCGCGCGGGCGACCTGGGCGTGGGCGACCTGCTGCCGGCCAAGGAGGACGACCCGCGGCTGGCGCCCGGCTACGTCGCCTCGCAGGACCCCGCCGTCGAGGAGGTCGCGCTGGAGGTGGGCCTCGGGCGCGTGCGGGTGCTGTCCCGCGAGGGCGTGCTCGACGCGGCCCGGCGCTGGCACGGCGGCGACTTCGGCCCGCGCAGCGAGATGGCGCGCAGCGCGCCCGCGCACTGCGGCACGTGCGGCTTCTACCAGCGGGTCGCCGGGTCGCTGGGCGCGGCGTTCGGGGTGTGCGCGAACGAGCTGACGCCCGCCGACGGGCACGTGGTGCACGCCGAGTACGGGTGCGGCGCGCACTCCGAGGTGGAGGTCGAGGGCGGGCCCGCGGTGCCGGTGGCGGACCTGGTCTACGACGACGCGGTGCTGGACGTGGAGGCCAACGAGGCCCAGGCCGGGCAGGCGCGGTCCGGGCAGGCGCAGGCCGACGCGCCCGACGCCGAGAGCGGGCGGTGA